A single window of Aminobacterium mobile DSM 12262 DNA harbors:
- a CDS encoding alpha/beta hydrolase: protein MSRETLFAEGSFGDKKVSLNYVPSKVPSRQVLILFHGVHGCASLQEGNKYAVLANMLSSLDISIYLTETSRIRHDRETFGENRDQWAIAAFSGKTYAMDLFDACSAFQFVERRHPEAEIYLWGFSLGGLHSIMIAGDGYISMLQGSNMHAPLLQKKPSGLILSGSGDGIRVDKAKEAFKLPILDTVGSQQKLLYSASHIDRGWAVCFYGDEDLTFSERACRRLCGAIAVRDKEFIIIPGADHSFRKLHGIPSIKPLQMMTSHIAKRFSTPYQFPHGQGK from the coding sequence ATGTCTAGAGAAACTCTATTTGCAGAAGGAAGCTTTGGTGATAAAAAAGTTTCCCTAAATTATGTTCCGTCGAAGGTCCCATCTCGCCAAGTGTTGATCCTTTTTCATGGGGTTCATGGATGTGCTTCTCTTCAAGAAGGAAATAAATATGCTGTCCTTGCGAATATGCTCTCTTCATTGGATATTTCTATTTATTTGACAGAAACGAGTCGTATTCGTCACGATAGAGAGACTTTCGGAGAAAACAGAGACCAATGGGCTATTGCAGCTTTTTCGGGAAAAACATATGCAATGGATCTTTTCGATGCATGTTCAGCTTTTCAATTTGTGGAAAGGCGACATCCTGAAGCAGAAATATATCTTTGGGGGTTTTCCTTAGGGGGACTTCATTCCATTATGATAGCAGGGGATGGGTACATATCGATGCTGCAAGGCTCGAATATGCATGCTCCTCTTTTACAAAAGAAACCTTCAGGCCTTATCCTTTCCGGAAGTGGCGACGGAATAAGAGTCGACAAAGCGAAAGAAGCATTTAAACTTCCTATTTTGGACACAGTAGGAAGTCAGCAAAAACTGCTTTATTCTGCTTCTCATATTGACCGAGGATGGGCTGTTTGTTTCTATGGGGATGAAGACTTGACTTTCAGCGAGAGAGCATGTCGTCGCCTTTGCGGGGCTATTGCTGTACGGGATAAAGAGTTCATTATTATTCCAGGGGCAGATCATTCTTTTAGAAAGCTTCATGGGATCCCTTCTATTAAACCGTTGCAGATGATGACGTCTCATATTGCCAAACGCTTTTCAACTCCATATCAATTTCCCCATGGCCAGGGTAAATGA
- a CDS encoding biotin/lipoyl-containing protein has protein sequence MSKTYRVTVDGTSYVVEVEDLGETAVSAAAPVATPTPAPLPAPAPTPVVVAPAPAPVAATPAPAPAPAGGTIVAAPMPGKILKVNVATGASVQAGDVLLILEAMKMENEIIASSAGTVQEIRAREGDSVNTGDTLVILG, from the coding sequence ATGAGCAAAACCTATAGAGTAACAGTAGATGGAACGAGTTATGTAGTGGAAGTGGAAGATCTTGGCGAGACCGCGGTTTCGGCAGCAGCGCCGGTAGCAACGCCAACACCAGCTCCATTGCCAGCACCCGCACCGACGCCAGTAGTGGTAGCTCCAGCCCCAGCGCCAGTAGCGGCAACTCCAGCCCCGGCACCAGCACCGGCGGGAGGGACTATCGTCGCAGCTCCCATGCCTGGGAAGATCCTCAAGGTCAACGTAGCGACAGGAGCGTCAGTCCAGGCTGGAGACGTGCTCCTCATCCTGGAAGCCATGAAGATGGAAAATGAGATCATTGCATCATCGGCAGGAACTGTTCAGGAGATCCGGGCACGGGAAGGGGACAGCGTGAATACGGGAGATACCTTGGTGATCCTCGGCTAA
- the mce gene encoding methylmalonyl-CoA epimerase → MKVTVVDHIGIAVKSIEESLKIWESTLGIKCIGIEEVTDQKVKTAFLPIKDTEIELLEPTEDESPIAKFIEKRGEGIHHIALRVENVEEALAELKEKGVRLIDEKPRCGAGGAKIAFVHPKATGGILLELSER, encoded by the coding sequence ATGAAAGTCACCGTTGTAGATCACATTGGTATTGCGGTGAAAAGTATTGAAGAGTCGCTTAAGATATGGGAAAGTACCTTGGGAATTAAGTGTATAGGAATAGAAGAGGTGACAGATCAAAAGGTTAAAACGGCTTTTTTACCTATTAAAGATACGGAAATAGAACTTTTAGAGCCGACGGAAGATGAAAGCCCTATTGCTAAATTTATAGAAAAACGTGGCGAAGGAATTCACCATATAGCTCTAAGAGTAGAAAACGTAGAAGAAGCTTTGGCTGAATTGAAAGAAAAAGGCGTTCGGCTTATTGATGAAAAACCGAGGTGTGGTGCAGGAGGAGCAAAAATAGCATTTGTTCATCCTAAAGCTACAGGTGGCATTTTACTCGAACTTTCTGAACGATAA
- a CDS encoding ATP-binding cassette domain-containing protein yields the protein MVLPQKSFSVLIGPSGCGKTTLFDILTGILPRDSGSIEWEGEQLTHLGTKAAYMQQKDLLLPWLSLLENALLPSLLAGKKGPTEHQRAHELFSHFGLGGFELYLPQSVSGGMRQRCALIRTLMFEREIVLLDEPLSALDAITRRGLQTYLAMLKNQYGKTVLMISHDIDEALALADDIIVLTASPMRVQDTIHICRPTLCDSMAPSIETLRCRILNELEAGGIQ from the coding sequence ATGGTTTTGCCTCAAAAGAGTTTCTCAGTCCTCATCGGGCCATCAGGGTGCGGGAAAACTACTCTTTTTGACATATTGACAGGGATACTTCCTCGCGACAGTGGCTCTATAGAGTGGGAAGGGGAACAGCTTACTCATCTTGGCACTAAAGCAGCCTATATGCAACAAAAAGACCTACTCCTTCCCTGGCTCTCCCTCTTGGAAAATGCTCTGCTTCCCTCTTTGCTCGCTGGCAAAAAGGGTCCTACTGAACATCAAAGAGCCCATGAGCTTTTCTCGCACTTTGGGTTAGGGGGTTTTGAATTGTATCTTCCTCAATCTGTATCAGGAGGGATGAGACAAAGATGCGCTCTTATTCGAACCCTTATGTTCGAAAGGGAAATAGTTCTTTTAGACGAGCCTCTTTCTGCTCTGGATGCTATCACAAGACGTGGTCTCCAAACTTATTTAGCCATGCTCAAGAATCAATATGGGAAAACAGTATTGATGATATCTCACGATATAGATGAAGCTCTTGCTCTCGCCGATGACATTATTGTTCTCACTGCCAGCCCCATGAGAGTTCAAGATACTATTCACATATGTCGTCCTACTCTCTGTGATTCGATGGCCCCATCTATAGAGACATTGAGATGTCGCATTCTCAATGAGTTGGAAGCAGGAGGAATACAATGA
- a CDS encoding OadG family protein translates to MDLHTYFETGIKGPITLALIAFSAVFLVLGGLTAIIYAIKYMGGAKKSPKAPTPPPGPTQPVAASPAPTSAPAPVSEHPRGHLIAAITGALLASGEGACRITSIRAERGIRRPSPSLWRTSAIMEGLDSLNNQTWSGR, encoded by the coding sequence GTGGATCTGCATACATATTTTGAGACAGGGATCAAAGGTCCCATCACCTTGGCTCTCATCGCCTTTTCGGCGGTATTTCTGGTTCTTGGCGGTTTGACCGCCATCATCTACGCCATAAAATATATGGGTGGAGCGAAGAAGTCGCCGAAAGCACCCACGCCGCCGCCAGGGCCGACACAGCCGGTGGCGGCGTCGCCAGCGCCGACATCAGCTCCGGCGCCAGTATCGGAGCATCCTCGCGGCCACCTCATAGCGGCCATTACAGGGGCATTGCTAGCGTCAGGAGAAGGGGCGTGCCGCATTACATCCATCAGGGCAGAGCGAGGGATACGGCGTCCATCACCGAGCTTGTGGAGGACCAGCGCCATCATGGAAGGGCTGGACAGCCTCAACAATCAGACCTGGTCTGGGCGGTAG
- a CDS encoding acyl-CoA carboxylase subunit beta, whose amino-acid sequence MTNRSIDELCSLLEAKRKEASLGGGPKAIGKQREKGKGIARERLSALLDPGTFVELDEFVTHRCHRFGLEEKQTLGDGVVTGYGEIEGRRVYVFSQDFTVLGGSLGEMHAEKICKVMDLALKSGSPCIGINDSGGARIQEAVDALNGYGKIFYRNTISSGVIPQLSVIMGPTAGGAVYSPALTDYIFMVEKTGIMHITGPAVIKAVTGEEVTSEELGGSLAHNAKSGNAHFTASSEEECFAQVRKLLSYLPSNNVEEAPWKETGDDPLRLVPDLRTVVPTNPNKGYRVHDVIGQVVDDGDFFEVQPLWAPNMVVGYGRIGGQVIGIIANQAANMAGCLDINASDKASRFIRHCDAFNIPMVTFVDVPGYLPGTEQEWGGIIRHGAKLLYAYSEATVPMVTVVLRKAYGGAYLGMCSKALGADMVLAWPQAEIAVMGAEGAANIVFRKEIEGSEDQMAERNRKIEEYREAFANPYVAAERGYVDRVILPEETRREIYLALQGTANKRELRPRRKHGVMPH is encoded by the coding sequence ATGACGAATCGCAGCATAGATGAATTGTGTTCATTACTTGAAGCGAAGCGCAAGGAGGCCTCACTAGGAGGCGGTCCGAAAGCCATAGGGAAGCAGCGCGAGAAGGGGAAGGGTATAGCGCGAGAGCGTCTCTCGGCTCTTCTGGATCCGGGCACCTTTGTTGAGCTTGACGAATTTGTGACACACCGTTGCCATCGTTTTGGTCTTGAGGAGAAACAGACTCTCGGCGACGGAGTGGTGACAGGGTATGGGGAGATAGAGGGGCGCCGTGTTTACGTGTTCAGCCAGGACTTCACCGTTCTAGGTGGCAGTCTTGGCGAAATGCATGCTGAAAAGATCTGCAAGGTCATGGACCTGGCATTGAAGAGTGGATCTCCATGCATAGGGATCAACGACAGCGGCGGCGCTCGAATTCAGGAAGCAGTAGATGCCCTGAACGGCTACGGGAAGATTTTTTACCGGAACACCATCTCTAGCGGAGTCATACCCCAGCTTTCTGTGATCATGGGTCCCACAGCCGGAGGAGCCGTTTACAGCCCCGCTCTGACCGACTATATTTTCATGGTAGAGAAGACAGGCATCATGCACATCACAGGGCCAGCTGTCATCAAGGCTGTCACAGGCGAGGAAGTGACGAGCGAAGAGCTAGGCGGCTCACTGGCCCACAACGCCAAGAGCGGGAATGCCCACTTCACGGCGTCGAGCGAAGAGGAATGCTTTGCCCAGGTTCGGAAGCTGCTGAGCTACCTTCCGAGCAACAACGTGGAGGAAGCGCCGTGGAAAGAGACGGGAGACGATCCTCTTCGCCTGGTTCCAGACCTTCGCACCGTAGTTCCCACGAACCCGAACAAAGGGTATCGGGTCCACGACGTGATCGGACAGGTTGTTGACGATGGCGATTTTTTTGAAGTCCAGCCGCTTTGGGCTCCGAACATGGTCGTGGGATACGGTCGAATTGGCGGTCAGGTGATAGGGATCATAGCGAACCAGGCAGCCAACATGGCAGGCTGTCTCGACATAAACGCGTCAGACAAGGCGAGCCGGTTCATTCGCCACTGCGACGCCTTCAACATTCCCATGGTCACCTTTGTCGATGTCCCCGGCTACCTTCCCGGAACGGAACAGGAATGGGGAGGCATCATTCGCCACGGTGCGAAACTGCTGTATGCCTACAGTGAAGCTACGGTTCCCATGGTCACAGTAGTTCTCCGGAAGGCCTATGGGGGCGCCTACCTGGGCATGTGCTCGAAAGCCTTGGGAGCCGACATGGTTCTAGCATGGCCTCAGGCTGAGATAGCGGTTATGGGAGCAGAAGGGGCAGCGAACATAGTCTTCCGCAAAGAGATAGAAGGGTCTGAAGACCAGATGGCGGAGCGGAACCGTAAGATTGAGGAATACCGCGAGGCCTTTGCGAACCCCTACGTAGCGGCGGAGCGTGGCTATGTAGACCGAGTGATTCTGCCGGAAGAGACGCGGCGAGAAATCTACCTGGCTCTTCAGGGGACGGCGAACAAGCGAGAACTTCGTCCGAGACGGAAACACGGCGTAATGCCTCACTAA
- a CDS encoding prepilin peptidase yields MNLLFMILFLVFSFSCGVFLEHKAQNITQNVRLEETLGIQHFFSRPLISGGIFLIMMTGFYLVWHFSLSLLLAFLIGSCLFFTALTDLYSGYVFDVIPFLMALSAFAIRILGGKTAFIDGILGAGIGVGIMGAIRLFSKGGVGQGDIKLMGGIGMGLGTKLTLCSLYIGFFCGGLIASFLLLARKVHKKQPIPFVPFLALGGIIALLAAPTLEHIFELHLPWPWGN; encoded by the coding sequence ATGAATTTACTATTTATGATTCTTTTTCTTGTGTTCTCTTTTTCTTGTGGCGTTTTTCTTGAACATAAAGCTCAAAACATAACACAAAACGTGCGTCTTGAAGAAACTCTGGGAATTCAACATTTTTTTTCCCGGCCGTTGATTTCTGGAGGAATCTTTTTAATCATGATGACTGGGTTCTATTTAGTTTGGCATTTTTCTCTCTCTCTTTTATTGGCCTTTTTAATAGGATCATGCCTTTTTTTCACCGCTCTCACCGATCTATATAGCGGATATGTATTTGATGTTATTCCTTTCCTCATGGCTCTTTCAGCTTTTGCAATACGTATTCTAGGAGGCAAGACGGCCTTCATCGACGGCATATTGGGAGCAGGTATAGGTGTAGGTATAATGGGAGCAATCCGATTGTTCAGCAAAGGGGGCGTCGGGCAAGGGGATATTAAGCTCATGGGAGGAATTGGCATGGGATTAGGTACAAAGCTCACTCTCTGTTCTCTTTATATTGGATTTTTTTGCGGTGGACTCATTGCTTCGTTTTTACTTTTAGCCCGTAAAGTTCATAAAAAGCAACCGATCCCTTTTGTCCCCTTCCTTGCTCTGGGAGGAATCATTGCGCTTTTAGCCGCACCTACGTTAGAGCACATATTCGAACTTCATTTACCCTGGCCATGGGGAAATTGA
- a CDS encoding universal stress protein codes for MKKILVAVDLSKVSEEVFAYGCSLALRLGVHATFIHVMPHPTLWKGYEPWLPPEIDMEISEIAKKKLEYYFKKAKEKLPELANVDLDMVVKEGSPSDVIIDFAKQGDYNLIVIGYRGQSTIERLVVGSTAANVARYAHCSVLIYRPGLEIF; via the coding sequence ATGAAAAAAATACTTGTTGCTGTGGATTTAAGCAAGGTTTCGGAGGAAGTTTTTGCTTATGGTTGTTCTTTAGCCCTCCGTCTTGGTGTTCATGCGACATTTATTCACGTCATGCCTCACCCTACCTTATGGAAGGGATATGAACCATGGTTGCCTCCTGAAATTGATATGGAAATCTCAGAGATAGCCAAGAAAAAACTTGAATATTATTTCAAGAAGGCAAAGGAGAAGCTTCCAGAACTTGCAAATGTTGATCTTGATATGGTGGTGAAAGAAGGGAGCCCTTCTGATGTTATTATTGACTTTGCAAAGCAGGGAGATTACAACTTAATTGTGATAGGGTACCGAGGGCAAAGCACCATCGAAAGGCTTGTAGTAGGAAGCACGGCTGCCAATGTGGCTCGCTATGCTCATTGTTCCGTGCTTATTTATCGTCCTGGCCTTGAAATTTTCTAG
- the thiT gene encoding energy-coupled thiamine transporter ThiT translates to MRTKTRVLVEGALAVAMTVAFSHLKLWRMPQGGSVTLENIPLLLFALRHGVKWGVGAGFVAGLVQLLLGGYVVHPIQALLDYPLAFGVLGIAALIRKPLWAGLTLGSCGRLICHVLSGVVFFGSYAPEGTNVWLYSIVYNSSYMVPNLALSILVTYMVWKRLSHINQ, encoded by the coding sequence ATGCGTACTAAAACTCGAGTATTGGTTGAAGGAGCCTTGGCAGTAGCCATGACTGTAGCTTTTTCTCATTTAAAGCTATGGCGAATGCCTCAAGGGGGATCGGTGACACTGGAAAATATCCCGTTGTTGCTTTTTGCGCTTCGTCACGGCGTTAAATGGGGAGTAGGAGCAGGTTTTGTAGCTGGATTAGTTCAACTTCTGCTTGGTGGATATGTGGTGCATCCAATTCAAGCTCTTCTTGACTATCCATTAGCTTTTGGGGTATTAGGTATTGCCGCACTTATACGTAAACCGCTGTGGGCTGGTTTAACGTTAGGAAGTTGTGGTCGCCTTATCTGTCACGTGCTTTCGGGAGTCGTTTTTTTCGGGAGTTATGCCCCTGAAGGGACAAATGTCTGGCTCTATTCAATCGTTTATAACAGCAGTTATATGGTACCTAATTTGGCGTTGAGCATTCTCGTAACTTATATGGTTTGGAAAAGGCTCTCGCATATTAACCAGTGA